A section of the Carassius auratus strain Wakin unplaced genomic scaffold, ASM336829v1 scaf_tig00029712, whole genome shotgun sequence genome encodes:
- the LOC113079885 gene encoding coiled-coil-helix-coiled-coil-helix domain-containing protein 1-like, with translation MYRLGRHYIKAMSVSVIQEKVARLLSRQSGKPALRPIKPLALKSEVASRKLRKGEATCVTEMSLLMACWKQNDFNNTVCSKEVSVFYTCVEKAQNKAKAKQGTQGRLLPKEANTLLKRFPNQSSEI, from the exons ATGTACCGTCTCGGGAGACATTATATAAAGGCGATGAGTGTATCTGTGATTCAAGAGAAGGTTGCTCGACTGTTGAGCAGACAGAGTGGAAAACCCGCGCTGAGACCCATCAAACCTCTGGCGCTGAAGAGTGAAGTCGCCAGCCGCAAACTCAGGAAAGGAG AGGCCACATGTGTAACGGAAATGTCATTGCTGATGGCTTGCTGGAAACAGAATGACTTCAACAACACAGTCTGCTCTAAAGAAGTCTCAGTCTTCTATACATGTGTTGAAAAG GCGCAGAACAAGGCTAAAGCAAAGCAGGGAACCCAGGGTCGACTTTTGCCTAAAGAAGCCAACACCTTATTAAAACGATTTCCCAACCAGAGCAGTGAGATCTAG